A section of the Harmonia axyridis chromosome 2, icHarAxyr1.1, whole genome shotgun sequence genome encodes:
- the LOC123672047 gene encoding probable G-protein coupled receptor Mth-like 3 encodes MKGKYEFLLLLTLGLVQSQPCHHSVSVDISDGDIKWNGEISKDGVLYSSSNYYRKDNTIFGCPCNLKKCVRKCCAVDEIMENKTCTKSELNVFIPIHEVDNFLYNLDMKNGTHKTSDLFYIHNLCTRRIRLEPGDVFYLQPNGSLLVPDFELDAPLKPHEYCLDVFKDDTMDNMFSALICVEETTEEKLAETTRNIYSTGVSLDDLAKIDVSHKCIIIPACMDFAEF; translated from the exons ATGAAGGGAAAATacgagtttcttcttcttctcaccCTCGGCCTGGTACAAAGTCAACCATGCCATCATTCCGTAAGTGTAGACATTTCAGACGGAGATATAAAATGGAACGGCGAAATAAGCAAGGACGGTGTGTTGTATTCTTCCTCCAACTACTACCGGAAGGATAACACGATCTTCGGGTGCCCGTGCAACTTGAAGAAGTGCGTGAGGAAGTGTTGTGCCGTGGACGAGATTATGGAGAATAAGACTTGCACTAAGTCCGAACTAAACGTTTTCATTCCGATCCATGAAGTTGACAACTTCTTGTACAACTTGGACATGAAGAACGGGACACACAAGACCTCCGACCTCTTCTACATCCACAATCTTTGCACAAGAAGGATTCGTCTTGAACCTGGAGACGTATTCTACTTACAGCCTAATGGAAGTCTGCTTGTACCAGATTTTGAGCTGGATGCACCTTTGAAACCTCACGAGTACTGCCTCGATGTCTTCAAAGATGATACGATGGACAATATGTTCTCAGCTTTGATATGCGTCGAAGAAACGACTGAAGAGAAATTGGCTGAGACAACTCGTAACATTTATTCTACAG GAGTATCACTCGACGATCTGGCCAAGATTGACGTTTCTCACAAGTGTATCATCATCCCAGCCTGCATGGATTTCGCAGAGTTTTGA